One Helianthus annuus cultivar XRQ/B chromosome 12, HanXRQr2.0-SUNRISE, whole genome shotgun sequence genomic region harbors:
- the LOC110894661 gene encoding HMG1/2-like protein, protein MKGGKSTGAQKKSNAKLAVKKGKPAKDPNKPKRPASAFFVFMEEFRKQFKAENPDNKSVAAVGKAGGVKWKAMSTSEKAPYVAKAEKRKAEYEKTMVAYNKKQASGGKDEDDDSDKSKSEVNNEEDSDDEEEDDD, encoded by the exons ATGAAAGGAGGCAAATCAACCGGTGCTCAGAAGAAATCGAACGCCAA GCTGGCTGTGAAGAAGGGGAAACCTGCGAAGGATCCGAACAAGCCAAAGAGACCGGCTAGTGCATTCTTCGTGTTTAT GGAGGAGTTTAGGAAGCAGTTTAAAGCCGAGAATCCTGACAACAAATCTGTTGCTGCT GTTGGTAAAGCTGGTGGGGTAAAATGGAAAGCCATGTCTACTTCT GAAAAGGCACCTTATGTAGCCAAAGCTGAGAAAAGGAAGGCTGAGTATGAGAAGACCATGGTAGCATACAACAAAAAGCAG GCTTCGGGTGGTAAAGATGAGGATGATGATTCTGACAAATCCAAGTCTGAGGTTAACAACGAG
- the LOC110892727 gene encoding uncharacterized protein LOC110892727 produces MGSTVCKVCGLAPETANHIIIQCPIAKEVWLHLWSWMKIPIRSHDEDIRTRIQEKSEWPRNKVKIIFAIHLLAGWHLWKNRNNKAFNDALTNPGKLAEEIKEEAFDWIKLRSRHTGITWLEWRNFTFWNVPP; encoded by the coding sequence ATGGGGTCGACGGTCTGCAAGGTTTGTGGTTTAGCTCCCGAAACCGCAAACCACATTATCATACAATGTCCGATTGCTAAAGAAGTGTGGCTACATCTATGGTCTTGGATGAAAATACCGATCAGAAGTCACGATGAAGATATAAGAACAAGAATTCAAGAGAAGTCTGAATGGCCTAGAAAcaaggtaaaaataatatttgcaatCCACCTCTTAGCCGGTTGGCACCTCTGGAAGAACAGAAATAATAAAGCTTTCAACGACGCACTTACAAACCCGGGAAAACTGGCGGAAGAAATAAAGGAAGAAGCGTTTGATTGGATCAAGTTAAGGTCTCGGCATACCGGTATAACATGGCTCGAATGGAGAAACTTTACATTTTGGAACGTCCCACCATAA